The following coding sequences lie in one Steroidobacter denitrificans genomic window:
- the nuoF gene encoding NADH-quinone oxidoreductase subunit NuoF, with the protein MSEKYPQNLVCFEPLGKERSWELATYRSIGGYEAWERILRERTPREEIIEALKASGLRGRGGAGFPTGVKWSFMPRNSPGQKYAVCNSDESEPGTCHDRDILRYNPHALIEGMAIGGYVMGATIGYNYMRGEFMAEPVPRFDAALREAYDAGLLGKNVLGSGIDFDLYSFVGAGAYICGEETALLESLEGKQGRPRFKPPFPANYGLYGRPTTINNTQTYASVPTILRKGANWFSNLGVANSGGTLIFSVSGHVNKPANLELPLGIPFKDLLELCGGMLGGRKLKAVIPGGSSVPVVPGEMMMDVTMDYDGLRKVGSALGTGAMIVMDETTCMVRVLERISRFYYMESCGQCTPCREGTGWMNRVLKRIVAGKGRQEDMDMLVEVANKIEGHTICAFGDAAAWPVQSFIKHYRHEFEYMVEHGHSMVERDRQSVA; encoded by the coding sequence ATGAGCGAGAAATACCCCCAAAACCTGGTTTGCTTCGAGCCGCTCGGCAAAGAGCGTTCATGGGAGCTTGCCACCTATCGCAGCATCGGCGGCTACGAAGCGTGGGAGCGCATTTTGCGCGAACGCACGCCGCGCGAGGAGATCATCGAGGCACTCAAGGCCTCGGGTCTGCGCGGTCGCGGCGGCGCCGGCTTTCCGACGGGCGTGAAGTGGAGTTTCATGCCGCGCAATTCGCCTGGGCAAAAGTATGCGGTCTGCAATTCGGATGAAAGCGAGCCAGGCACCTGTCATGACCGCGATATTCTGCGCTACAACCCGCATGCCCTGATCGAGGGGATGGCTATCGGTGGTTATGTAATGGGAGCCACCATCGGTTACAACTATATGCGCGGCGAGTTCATGGCCGAACCCGTGCCGCGCTTCGACGCCGCGTTGCGTGAAGCCTATGACGCAGGCCTGCTCGGCAAAAATGTGCTGGGTTCGGGTATCGATTTCGATCTGTATTCTTTCGTCGGGGCGGGCGCATATATCTGCGGTGAGGAGACGGCACTGCTGGAATCCTTGGAAGGCAAGCAGGGCCGTCCGCGTTTCAAGCCGCCGTTTCCGGCCAACTACGGTCTCTACGGCAGGCCGACCACCATCAACAATACTCAAACCTACGCCTCGGTACCCACCATCCTGCGCAAGGGCGCGAATTGGTTCTCCAATCTCGGCGTGGCCAACTCCGGCGGCACTTTGATCTTCTCAGTGTCCGGCCATGTCAACAAGCCGGCGAATCTCGAGCTGCCGCTGGGAATTCCGTTCAAGGATCTGCTGGAGCTGTGCGGCGGCATGCTTGGCGGGCGCAAGCTCAAGGCTGTCATTCCCGGCGGATCCTCAGTACCGGTCGTGCCGGGCGAAATGATGATGGACGTGACCATGGACTATGACGGCTTGCGCAAGGTCGGTTCGGCCCTGGGTACCGGCGCAATGATCGTCATGGACGAGACCACCTGCATGGTACGAGTGCTCGAACGCATTTCACGTTTTTATTACATGGAGTCCTGCGGGCAATGTACGCCGTGCCGGGAAGGAACCGGGTGGATGAACCGGGTGCTCAAGCGAATCGTCGCAGGCAAAGGGCGGCAAGAGGATATGGATATGCTGGTGGAAGTGGCCAACAAGATCGAAGGTCACACGATCTGCGCATTCGGCGATGCCGCAGCATGGCCGGTGCAGAGTTTTATCAAGCACTATCGGCATGAATTCGAATACATGGTCGAGCATGGCCACAGCATGGTCGAGCGCGATCGGCAGAGCGTTGCCTGA
- the nuoG gene encoding NADH-quinone oxidoreductase subunit NuoG, which yields MSDDLVNIEVNGVPMKARKGQMIIQVTDVQDVYIPRFCYHEKLAIAANCRMCLVEVEKAPKPLPACATPVAEGMKVFTKSPKAIAAQRAAMEFLLINHPLDCPVCDQGGECELQDLALGFGRSISRYTERKRVVKDKNIGPLISTDMTRCIHCTRCVRFTQDIQGYQELGTIGRAEMTEIGTYVQKSVDHELSANIIDLCPVGALNNKPFRYRARAWEMTQHPLVSPHDAVGTNIYAHVLRGRVMRVVPRVNEEINETWIADRDRFSYQGIYSEDRLLKPLLRENGVWQEVDWESALEKAAQRLGQIVKRDGAAQLGALGAPGSTMEELYLLTRIARGLGSGNLDHRLRRSDFRDQASDPLYPGLGCSIAELQEAGSILIVGSNLRKEVPLIAHRVRKAALAGGHVAFINPRRYEYMFPVAGYLEADAEPDSRSTGSSKAPGLLAHLLGVAAAAASGKTPPTLLAGQIENLQPSPEQQAIARQLCEGERRLILLGAIAQRDPVFADLRRIAAALAELTGATLGYLPEGGNAVGASLAGMLPHRGVAGRAPDPAGLDIAGMFAAHLKAYIVFGAIEPVHDIASSAALEALKAAECVVALSPYASAKEYADIILPIGTFAETSGTYVNLEGRWQSVPGAASPVGESRPGWKVLRVLANLLDLPGFDYTSSEQIIQELREQVDQAPEFMPTAAAPDAGKTESGPKASAVDASGLDVAIYQIDAIVRRSSALQATRDAREAESGLERGTEA from the coding sequence ATGAGTGACGATCTGGTCAATATCGAAGTCAACGGCGTGCCCATGAAGGCTCGCAAGGGACAGATGATCATCCAGGTCACGGATGTGCAGGATGTCTACATCCCGCGTTTCTGTTACCACGAGAAGCTCGCCATTGCGGCAAACTGCCGTATGTGTCTCGTCGAGGTCGAGAAGGCACCCAAGCCGCTGCCTGCCTGCGCTACCCCGGTGGCGGAGGGCATGAAGGTATTCACCAAGTCGCCGAAGGCCATCGCCGCGCAGCGCGCCGCGATGGAGTTCCTGCTGATCAATCATCCGCTGGACTGCCCGGTCTGCGATCAGGGCGGAGAGTGCGAATTACAGGATCTGGCGCTGGGGTTCGGACGCAGTATCTCGCGCTATACCGAGCGCAAACGGGTCGTGAAGGACAAGAACATCGGCCCGCTGATCTCCACCGACATGACGCGCTGCATTCATTGCACACGCTGCGTGCGTTTCACCCAGGATATCCAGGGTTACCAGGAACTCGGCACGATCGGCCGCGCCGAGATGACCGAGATCGGCACATATGTCCAGAAAAGCGTCGATCATGAACTGTCGGCCAACATCATCGATTTATGTCCGGTCGGTGCGCTGAACAACAAGCCGTTTCGCTATCGCGCGCGTGCCTGGGAAATGACCCAGCATCCGCTGGTATCCCCGCACGACGCAGTCGGCACCAATATCTATGCGCATGTGCTGCGCGGACGTGTGATGCGCGTGGTGCCGCGGGTGAACGAGGAAATCAACGAAACCTGGATCGCGGACCGAGACCGCTTCAGCTACCAGGGCATCTACAGCGAGGATCGGCTGCTCAAGCCGCTGCTGCGCGAAAACGGCGTATGGCAGGAAGTCGATTGGGAGAGCGCGCTGGAAAAGGCCGCCCAACGTCTGGGCCAGATCGTGAAGCGTGACGGCGCCGCGCAGCTCGGCGCGCTCGGCGCCCCCGGTTCGACCATGGAAGAACTGTATCTGTTGACGCGCATCGCGCGCGGTCTGGGCAGCGGCAATCTGGATCATCGCCTGCGGCGCAGCGATTTTCGCGATCAGGCGAGCGATCCGCTGTACCCGGGCCTGGGCTGCTCGATCGCTGAACTGCAGGAAGCCGGCTCGATACTGATCGTGGGATCGAATCTGCGCAAGGAAGTGCCGCTGATCGCTCATCGGGTACGCAAGGCGGCACTGGCCGGCGGCCACGTCGCATTCATCAATCCGCGCCGCTACGAATACATGTTCCCCGTGGCGGGCTACCTCGAGGCGGATGCCGAGCCCGACAGCCGGTCCACCGGCTCGAGCAAGGCTCCGGGGCTGCTGGCTCATCTGCTGGGCGTTGCCGCCGCGGCGGCCAGCGGCAAGACACCGCCGACATTGCTTGCCGGTCAAATCGAGAACCTGCAGCCTTCGCCGGAACAGCAAGCGATCGCCCGGCAATTATGCGAGGGTGAACGCCGTTTGATCCTGCTGGGCGCCATTGCCCAGCGCGACCCCGTATTCGCAGATCTGCGTCGCATCGCCGCTGCACTGGCGGAACTGACCGGTGCCACCCTGGGCTACTTGCCGGAGGGCGGTAACGCCGTGGGTGCGAGCCTGGCCGGCATGCTGCCGCATCGGGGTGTGGCAGGGCGGGCTCCTGATCCCGCGGGACTCGATATCGCCGGCATGTTTGCCGCGCACCTGAAGGCCTATATCGTATTCGGCGCGATCGAGCCGGTACACGATATCGCCTCGAGCGCAGCGCTGGAAGCGCTCAAGGCGGCCGAGTGTGTCGTGGCCTTGTCGCCTTACGCCAGCGCGAAGGAGTACGCGGATATCATTCTGCCGATCGGCACATTTGCCGAGACATCGGGTACCTACGTGAATCTGGAAGGCCGCTGGCAGAGCGTGCCCGGTGCGGCCTCACCGGTCGGCGAATCGCGGCCGGGCTGGAAGGTTCTGCGGGTGCTCGCGAATCTGCTGGACTTGCCGGGGTTCGACTACACCAGCTCGGAGCAGATCATCCAGGAACTGCGTGAACAGGTCGACCAGGCACCGGAGTTCATGCCGACCGCGGCAGCGCCGGACGCCGGCAAGACAGAATCCGGCCCCAAAGCATCCGCTGTTGACGCATCCGGATTGGATGTCGCCATTTACCAGATCGACGCCATCGTGCGGCGATCAAGCGCCCTGCAGGCCACGCGCGATGCTCGTGAAGCCGAGAGCGGGTTAGAGCGAGGGACTGAGGCGTGA
- the nuoH gene encoding NADH-quinone oxidoreductase subunit NuoH, translated as MPEFAASLLAFLPEWIQAIVWYGLVAVVLSISVILTMAFLTLAERRVIGSMQARIGPNRVGPGGLLQPFADVLKLMVKEIIIPSRSSKFLFLIAPLLALTPALATWAVMPLWPGFTMANIDAALLYILALTSAGVYGVVLAGWATNSKYAFLGAMRAAAQMIAYEIAMGFALVGVVMAAGSLNLGTIIEAQRGGVFSYFVWWLLPLFVVYFISGVAETNRAPFDVVEGESEIVAGHHVEYSGMAFAVFFVAEYVNMILIAALTSVFFFGGWLSPFEGYPVPAWLAAPGFFWFFAKISFFLFCFLWFRATFPRYRYDQIMRLGWKVFIPVTLVWIAVEAVFLIYKIGPWSS; from the coding sequence GTGCCTGAATTTGCCGCAAGCCTGCTGGCCTTCCTGCCGGAGTGGATCCAGGCAATCGTCTGGTATGGCCTCGTCGCCGTGGTGCTGTCTATCAGCGTCATTTTGACGATGGCGTTCCTGACTCTGGCCGAACGCCGCGTGATCGGCTCGATGCAGGCGCGCATCGGACCGAACCGGGTAGGTCCGGGTGGACTGCTGCAACCGTTCGCGGACGTGCTGAAGCTGATGGTGAAGGAGATCATCATTCCATCACGCTCCAGCAAATTCCTGTTTCTCATCGCTCCGCTGCTGGCCTTGACTCCGGCACTGGCGACTTGGGCGGTCATGCCGCTGTGGCCGGGTTTCACGATGGCGAACATCGATGCGGCCTTGCTGTACATCCTGGCATTGACGTCCGCCGGGGTATATGGAGTCGTTCTCGCCGGCTGGGCGACGAATTCCAAGTATGCGTTTCTGGGAGCGATGCGAGCGGCGGCGCAGATGATCGCCTATGAGATAGCCATGGGTTTTGCGCTGGTCGGCGTGGTGATGGCCGCCGGTTCGCTGAATCTCGGGACCATCATCGAGGCCCAGCGCGGCGGCGTGTTCAGTTACTTCGTGTGGTGGCTGCTGCCGCTGTTCGTGGTCTATTTCATTTCAGGTGTCGCCGAGACGAACCGCGCACCGTTCGACGTGGTGGAAGGCGAGTCGGAGATCGTCGCCGGGCACCATGTCGAGTATTCGGGCATGGCGTTCGCTGTGTTCTTCGTCGCCGAATACGTGAATATGATTCTGATCGCGGCGTTGACCTCGGTGTTCTTTTTCGGCGGCTGGCTCTCGCCGTTCGAGGGCTATCCGGTGCCGGCCTGGCTGGCAGCGCCCGGCTTTTTCTGGTTCTTCGCGAAAATATCCTTCTTCCTGTTCTGCTTCCTGTGGTTTCGCGCGACGTTTCCACGCTACCGCTACGATCAGATCATGCGGCTGGGCTGGAAGGTTTTCATCCCGGTCACGCTCGTGTGGATCGCCGTCGAGGCCGTCTTCTTGATCTACAAGATCGGGCCATGGTCGTCCTGA
- the nuoI gene encoding NADH-quinone oxidoreductase subunit NuoI, with protein sequence MWVTLRQFIFRPNVTILYPEEKTPQSPRFRGLHAQRRYPNGQERCIACKLCEAVCPALAITIESDVSADGTRRTTRYDIDLFKCIYCGFCEEACPVDAIVETRIHEYHMENRGENIMTKDKLLAIGERYEAMIAADKAADARYR encoded by the coding sequence ATGTGGGTGACATTGCGCCAGTTCATATTCCGGCCGAACGTGACCATTCTGTATCCCGAGGAAAAGACGCCGCAATCGCCGCGTTTTCGCGGGCTGCATGCACAGCGCCGCTATCCGAACGGACAGGAGCGCTGCATCGCCTGCAAGCTGTGCGAGGCGGTCTGTCCGGCGCTGGCCATCACGATCGAGTCGGATGTCTCGGCCGACGGCACGCGCCGCACGACCCGCTACGATATCGACTTGTTCAAGTGCATCTACTGCGGTTTCTGCGAGGAAGCATGTCCTGTCGATGCTATCGTCGAGACGCGGATCCATGAGTATCACATGGAGAACCGCGGTGAGAACATCATGACCAAGGACAAGCTGCTCGCCATCGGCGAGCGTTACGAAGCCATGATCGCGGCCGACAAGGCCGCAGATGCACGTTATCGTTGA
- a CDS encoding NADH-quinone oxidoreductase subunit J: MSITEILFYAFSAVLVVAALGVITARNPVHAVMFLVFAFFNSAVLWLLMEAEFLAIVLVLVYVGAVMVLFLFVIMMLDIDVAAVRSGFMRHAPLGILIAAIVIAQIGSVVWVKTLGREPSPPAPSLAVEGYSNTAALGELLYTKYLYPFELAAVILLVAIVAAIALTMRRRKNLKVQDIGAQVAVRARDRIRIVKMPAEPRLPKARPASTEPWS; this comes from the coding sequence ATGTCGATCACCGAAATACTCTTTTACGCCTTTTCCGCGGTGCTGGTCGTCGCGGCGCTGGGCGTCATCACCGCGCGCAATCCCGTGCACGCCGTCATGTTCCTGGTCTTCGCATTTTTCAACAGCGCGGTCTTATGGCTGTTGATGGAGGCGGAGTTCCTGGCGATCGTGCTGGTGCTCGTCTATGTCGGGGCCGTCATGGTGCTGTTCCTGTTCGTGATCATGATGCTGGATATCGACGTCGCCGCCGTACGCTCCGGCTTCATGCGTCATGCGCCGCTGGGCATCCTGATTGCCGCGATCGTCATCGCGCAGATCGGCAGCGTCGTCTGGGTGAAGACACTCGGCCGTGAGCCGTCGCCGCCTGCCCCAAGCCTGGCCGTGGAGGGCTACAGCAATACGGCGGCGCTGGGTGAATTGCTGTACACGAAGTACTTGTACCCGTTCGAACTGGCCGCCGTGATCCTGCTGGTCGCGATCGTCGCCGCCATCGCGCTGACGATGCGCCGGCGTAAGAATCTGAAAGTTCAGGATATCGGTGCACAGGTCGCCGTACGGGCGCGCGACCGCATACGCATCGTGAAAATGCCTGCCGAGCCGCGTTTACCCAAGGCGCGGCCGGCATCGACGGAGCCCTGGTCATGA
- the nuoK gene encoding NADH-quinone oxidoreductase subunit NuoK, which yields MIPLEHVLMLAGLLFAMSAAGIILNRKNVILLLMCIELMLLAVNFNFVAFAHHLGDLHGQVFVFFILTVAAAEAAIGLAILVVLFRERKSIDIEQLDTMKG from the coding sequence ATGATTCCACTGGAACACGTATTGATGCTGGCCGGTCTGCTGTTCGCGATGAGCGCGGCGGGCATTATCCTGAATCGCAAGAACGTGATTTTGCTGTTGATGTGCATCGAACTGATGCTGCTGGCCGTGAATTTCAATTTCGTGGCCTTTGCGCATCATCTCGGTGATCTGCATGGACAGGTCTTCGTGTTTTTCATCCTGACCGTGGCGGCCGCAGAAGCGGCGATCGGATTGGCCATCCTGGTAGTGCTGTTCCGCGAGCGCAAGAGTATCGATATCGAGCAACTCGACACCATGAAGGGCTGA